The Sphaerisporangium siamense genome includes the window GAAGGTCGTAGTAGAGCTGGGCCTGCTGCATCCGGTAACCCAGCCCCTCCTGGGCGGCGATCAGTTCGGCGGCGACCAGGGTGCCCCACGCCGCGCCGAGACCGATGCGCATGCCGACGATGATGAACGGGGTGGAGGCCGGGACCACGACCTTCAGGAAGATGACCCGGTCGGAGGCGCCCAGCACCCGGGCGGCGTTGATCAGGGTCTTGTCCACGTCCATCACCCCCTGGAAGGTCGCCACCACACTGGACAGGAAGGCGGCCAGGAAGATGACGAAGATCTTGGGGGTCTCTCCGATGCCCATCAGCAGGATCGCCAGCGGGATGATCGCCAGCGGGGGGATGGTGCGGAAGAACTGGACGTAAGGCTCGATGAGGCCGCGGGCGGTGCCGTACCAGCCCATGAGGAAGCCGACCGGGACGGCGAGCGCGGTTCCGAGCGCGAAGCCGGTGAAGACCCGGCGCAGGCTGGCGAGAACGTCGGCCGGGAGGGTGCCGTCCGCGATCAGCTCGGCGCCTCGGACGGCCACGTCGACGGGACCTGACAGTCCCTGAATGCCGGATCTGGACAGCACGGTCCAGATGCCGAGGCCCAGCACCACGGCGATCACGTTGAGGCCGATGCCGCGCACCGGTCCGCGCGCCCGGCGGCGTCTGGGGGTGGGGGTGGGGGTGTCGGGAACG containing:
- a CDS encoding ABC transporter permease — its product is MTAVTVPDTPTPTPRRRRARGPVRGIGLNVIAVVLGLGIWTVLSRSGIQGLSGPVDVAVRGAELIADGTLPADVLASLRRVFTGFALGTALAVPVGFLMGWYGTARGLIEPYVQFFRTIPPLAIIPLAILLMGIGETPKIFVIFLAAFLSSVVATFQGVMDVDKTLINAARVLGASDRVIFLKVVVPASTPFIIVGMRIGLGAAWGTLVAAELIAAQEGLGYRMQQAQLYYDLPTIFVGLISIGVLGLAMDRLLLLAERRLTGWQERR